From one Solanum lycopersicum chromosome 12, SLM_r2.1 genomic stretch:
- the LOC101265212 gene encoding uncharacterized protein gives MASQEYLNKMQVRQNYRNLWHTDLMSTIQADTPYCCFALWCGPCASYLLRKRALYGDMTRYTCCAGYMPCSGRCGESRCPEFCLATEVFLCFGNSVASTRFMLQDEFNIQTTRCDNCIIGFMFCLQQIACIFSIVAMIVGSEEIQEASQLLSCLSDMVYCTVCACMQTQHKVEMDKRDGKFGPQPMAVPPVQHMSRLDQPYPPTVGYPPPAYGQPPPQQAYPAPPQQAYPAPGYPPAGYPPTGYPASGYPPPGYQK, from the exons ATGGCGTCGCAAGAGTATTTGAACAAGATGCAGGTTCGACAGAATTATCGCAACCTTTGGCACACTGATCTTATGAGCACAATCCAAGCTGATACTCCTT ATTGCTGCTTTGCTTTGTGGTG TGGACCATGTGCATCATATTTGCTTCGGAAACGAGCTCTCTATGGTGATATGACAAG GTACACATGCTGTGCGGGTTATATGCCCTGCAGTGGTCGTTGTGGAGAAAGTCGTTGTCCTGAGTTTTGTTTAGCAACTGAG GTTTTTCTCTGCTTTGGAAATTCAGTGGCTTCCACCCGCTTCATGTTGCAAGATGAGTTCAACATACAAACAACGCGATGTGATAATTGCATTATT GGTTTTATGTTCTGCCTCCAACAAATTGCTTGCATATTTTCAATTGTTGCTATGATTGTTGGAAGTGAGGAGATCCAGGAAGCTTCTCAGCTGCTGTCATGTTTGTCTGACATGGTCTACTGCAC GGTTTGTGCCTGTATGCAG ACACAACACAAGGTTGAAATGGACAAGAGAGATGGCAAGTTCGGTCCTCAACCAATGGCAGTGCCACCCGTGCAGCATATGTCACGACTAGATCAGCCTTACCCACCAACTGTTGGATATCCTCCTCCAGCTTATGGTCAACCACCTCCACAACAAGCTTATCCAGCTCCTCCACAACAAGCTTACCCAGCTCCAGGCTATCCGCCTGCTGGCTATCCACCCACGGGCTATCCTGCCTCTGGTTATCCACCTCCTGGCTATCAGAAGTGA
- the PIP1-3 gene encoding aquaporin PIP1-3, with translation MAENKEEDVNLGANKYRETQPLGTAAQTDKDYKEPPPAPLFEPGELSSWSFYRAGIAEFMATFLFLYITILTVMGLKRSDSLCSSVGVQGVAWAFGGMIFALVYCTAGISGGHINPAVTFGLFLARKLSLTRAVFYIVMQCLGAICGAGVVKGFMVGPYERLGGGANVVNPGYTKGDGLGAEIIGTFVLVYTVFSATDAKRSARDSHVPILAPLPIGFAVFLVHLATIPITGTGINPARSLGAAIIFNKDEAWDDHWIFWVGPFIGAALAAVYHQIIIRAIPFKSSRS, from the exons atggcagagaacaaagaagaagatgTTAATCTTGGAGCAAACAAGTACAGAGAAACTCAGCCATTGGGGACAGCAGCTCAAACAGACAAGGATTACAAAGAGCCACCACCAGCTCCTCTGTTTGAACCAGGGGAATTGTCATCATGGTCTTTTTACAGAGCTGGAATTGCTGAGTTTATGGCTACTTTCTTGTTTTTGTACATAACAATCTTGACTGTTATGGGGCTTAAAAGGTCTGATAGTTTGTGTTCTTCTGTGGGTGTTCAAGGAGTTGCTTGGGCTTTTGGTGGTATGATCTTTGCTTTGGTTTACTGTACTGCTGGTATCTCAG GAGGACACATTAATCCAGCTGTGACATTTGGTTTGTTCTTGGCAAGGAAGTTGTCATTAACAAGGGCAGTGTTTTATATAGTGATGCAGTGTCTTGGTGCTATCTGTGGTGCTGGTGTTGTGAAGGGTTTTATGGTTGGACCCTATGAGAGACTTGGTGGTGGTGCTAATGTTGTTAATCCTGGTTACACCAAAGGTGATGGACTTGGTGCTGAGATTATTGGTACTTTTGTCCTTGTTTACACTGTTTTCTCTGCCACTGATGCCAAAAGAAGTGCTAGAGACTCACATGTTCCT ATTTTGGCACCTCTTCCAATTGGATTCGCGGTGTTCTTGGTTCATTTGGCTACCATTCCAATCACCGGAACTGGTATCAACCCCGCAAGGAGTCTTGGAGCTGCTATCATCTTTAACAAAGACGAGGCATGGGATGACCAC TGGATTTTCTGGGTTGGACCATTCATTGGAGCAGCTCTTGCTGCAGTTTACCATCAGATAATCATCAGAGCTATTCCATTCAAGAGCAGCAGGTCTTGA